GAGGGAAAGTAAAAGAAATTCAGACAAAACgtatatttttcatttattttttaaagaaaaacattaTATTGAGACGTACAAAGGAAACCATGCGTTGATTAGTTACGAATGTTTATGAGTGAGAATTTAAAACATACCTCACATCTACTACAGATCAGTGGAGGCTTGcggagggaggacggctcataatgatgGCCTGCTGAGGGGGGACGGCTCATAAATGATggcctgctgaggggaggacgcttCATAATGATGgcttgctgaggggaggacggctcataatgatggcctgctgaggggaggacggctcataatgatggcctgctgaggggaggacggctcataatgatggccggaatggagtgaatggaatggcatcaaacattccattcatgtgtttgatatcattccattcatgtgtttgatatcattccattcatgtgtttgatatcattccattcatgtgtttgataccattccattcactccattctggccattattatgagccgtcctcccctcagcagcctccactgctacagATCTGAATCAGTCAAACAGATCAAAATGAGCACCtcggtctatactgctcctacatggtgtaacaatacagctgcattgatcctctgggaagaataaacttggtttaagctttcatagtcTCCTTTGAGTTTTAACTCTGAAAATTAGAAACTAacaaaggtatctttacttttacccaagtatgacaattgggKACTTTATCCACCACTGKTAATAGACTACATGACTGCTACACTATTTGATAAATCCATATGGCTCTTTGTTTTTTAACGATGATAAACTTTTTTGTAAGGACCTGATTTAYCTTTTTCCCTTAAAAACRCATGGCCAGggttgacctattttaagaaataccattggttggtgtaTAGAATATCTAAGATATTTGATAGGCTGAGGCAGAAGTTGTGCcaggatgtaatcactgccaactgGGGAGGTTAGCATAGGGTTAATGTTATCTGATGGGAGCAGCTACAAATTAGCGGTCAGTCACATGTAAGTAAATCAACACTTTTCATTGGCTGATATGCATTTTGTGTGTGAAAACTATTTAACTTTAAATGCTTGCTTATGTTCGCAAATATGGCCCCAGCCTCTATATTCGATCATGTGATTTCATGTCCTCTTTCCACAATGAGAGCAGTGGTATGRCTTTTATCATGTGTCCTCTGGTGTGATTTCAGGCTCCCTAACAAGGTAAAAGTAATTCCACATTGAGAGCAGttgaaaggtttctctcctgtgtgtattctttcATGTGTTTTAAGGCTCACTAACCACCTAAAACTCTGTTCACAATGAGAACAGTGGTACGGCTTTGCTCCCGTGTGTATTCCTTTATGCTTATTCAGGTACCTTAACCggataaaactctttccacactggacgcattggaaaggcttctcccctgtgtgtatcctCTCATGCTCTTTGAGATGCCATGACTGGATAAATCTTTTTTCACACTGCAAgcattggaaaggcttttctcccGTGTGAATTCTCTTATGTTCTTTCAGCTTCTCTAACCGTGTAAAAGCATtcccacactgggagcattggaaaggcttctctcctgtatgtgtcCTCTCATGTGTTTTCAGGGTCACTAACCACCTAAAACTCTGTCCACAATGACAACattggtaaggcttctctcctgtgtgtattccttTATGCCTATTCAGGTCCCTTAACCGGGTAAAActatttccacactgggagcattggaaaggcttctctcctgtgtgtattatcTTATGCTCTTTCAAATGTGATGACTGGAtaaatctctttccacactgagagcattGGAAAGGCCTCTCTACAGAGTGTGTTCTCTTATGCTTTTTCAGGTCACCTGATGAGAAAAATMYATTTCCACATTGGGAGCAGTGGTGTGGTTTCRCTGGTTTGGGCATCTCTGGGTCTGGTTCCCCTGAAGTACTCCCGCTGTCAGAGTAagagtctggtctctctcctgccaaagacagAGTATTTGGTTAAACAGAGAGACCAAAATGAAACCTCAATATGATTCAACTATCTTCTTATGAGGTTTAATCCAGACTAGATACCTCATTATTTACATTTGACTAATTTAGCACAactcactcttatccagagagactttacagaagcaattagggttagtgCCTTGCAAATGGACAGATTTTCCCctagttggctctgggattcgaacagGACTTATCATAAACTCTAGTTCCGAGTGGGAAAATTTCACTTGATTGACCCTCTAAATCGGAATTACAAGTGGAAAATGTTACTCGAGTTGTGACTTTTTACCACTGACCTTTTGACCAATTGACAACCTTCTCAATATTTATAATGTGGCTAGTTTGACCAACGTCAATgctaagcaagctagctaactttattatTAGCTAAATGTTAATCTTATTGGGTGGTTGAAGAATTGTTTCGACATTAAAAGCACTTGAAAACGTCGGACTTCCCACTTCCCAGTTTCCCATTCCCAGTTTCCCACTTCCAGTTCCCAGTTTCCACTTCCTAGTTTCCCAGGAGGACATGAATGCACAATAGTTCCACCATGTCAGAGAAAATTAAGGTGCTGATTGTAAAaaggatttaatacattttgtacgaatataaatgtattttattaggaaaaaaagccgataccgattaattggccatttttatatattatatttgtaataatgacaattacaaaataactgaataaacatttttattttaacttaatatatgcatataaaatctatttagtctaaataaataatgaaacatgttcaatttggtttaaataatgcaaaaacacagtgttgagaagaaagtaaaagtgcgatatgtgccatgtaaaaaagctaacgtttaagttcctgtTCAGAACAtagagaacatatgaaagctggtggttccttttaacatgagtcttcaatatcccaggtaagaagttttaggttgtagttattataggaattataggactccCTCTctcataccatttgtatttcatatacctttgactattggatgttcttataggcactatagtattgccagccgaATCTCGGGAGTTTATAGGCtttaagtcataaacagcacaatgcttgaagcacacgaagagctgctggctaaCGCAGGAATTTGCTGTTGAATGaacgcttacgagcctgctgctgcctaccaccgctcagtcagactcctctatcaaatatcaaatcatagactttactataatataataaacacacagaaataaagccttaggtcattaatatggtaaaatccggaaactatcacctcgaaacaaaacgcttattctttcagtgaaatacggaaccgttccgtattttatctaacggtgttatccctaagtctaaatattgctgttacattgcacaaccttcaaggtaatgtcataattatgtaggaagaaatggtcttcacacagttccaacgagccaggcggcccaaactgctacatataccctgactctgcttgcacagaacgcaacagaagtgacaatttccctagttaaaagaaattaatgtaagcaggcaatattaactaaatattaatatgaactaaatatgcaggtttaaaaaatattacttgtgtattgattttaagaaggcattgatgtttatggttaggtacaaattggtgcaacgacagtgcttttttcgcgaatgtgcttcttaaatcatcacccgtttggcgttgaagtaggctgtgattcgattataaattaacaggcaccgcattgattatatgcaacgcaggacaagctagataaactagtaatatcatcaaccatgtgtagttaactagtgattatgttaagattgattgttttatatagataagttttattgctagctagcaacttgccATGGCTCCTTGCTGCTCCTTGCTgcacaggtggtcagcctgccacgcagtctcctcatggagtgcaatgtaatcggcatccaaaaattaCGATGACCAATTATGGAAAtttgaaaatcggccctaattaaatcggccattccgatgaatcggtcgacctctagtttggtcacataatttctcaatttgtcagtaagtaagccagtcagatgtacagccagactattagccactccttttgccccatctctttcaaccatacagtttttcaattcctcatcaatccatatacagtggggcaaaaagtatttagtctcgcaccaattgtgcaagttctccacttaaaaaatgagagaggcctgtacttttcatcataggtacacttcaactatgacagacaaaatgagatttttttccccagaaaatcacattgtaggatttttaatgaatttatttgcaaattatggtggaaaataagtgtttgtcaataacaaaaagtttatctcaatactttgttatataccctttgttggcaatgacagaggtcaaaagttttctgtaagtcttcacaaggttttcaacacactgttgctggtattttggcacattcctccatgcagatctcctcagagcagtgatgttttggggctgttggctgggcaacacagactttcaactccctccaaagattttctatggggttgagatctggagactggctaggccactccaggacttgaaatgcttcttacgaagccactccttcgttgccgcggGCGGTGTGTTTgagatcattgtcatgctgaaagacccagccacgtttcatcttcaatgcctactgatggaaggaggttttcactcaaatctcacgatacatgccccattcattctgtcctttatacggatcagtcgtcctggtctcctttgcagaaaaaacagccccaaagcatgatgtttccacccccatgcttcacagtaggtatggtgttctttggatcaactcagcattctttttcctccaaaacaccacgagtttgagtttttaccaaaaagtttattttggtttcatctgaccatatgacattctcccaatcttctttctggatcatccaaa
This genomic interval from Salvelinus sp. IW2-2015 unplaced genomic scaffold, ASM291031v2 Un_scaffold2621, whole genome shotgun sequence contains the following:
- the LOC112074410 gene encoding zinc finger protein 135-like — encoded protein: MPKPXKPHHCSQCGNXFFSSGDLKKHKRTHSVERPFQCSQCGKRFIQSSHLKEHKIIHTGEKPFQCSQCGNSFTRLRDLNRHKGIHTGEKPYQCCHCGQSFRWLVTLKTHERTHTGEKPFQCSQCGNAFTRLEKLKEHKRIHTGEKPFQCLQCEKRFIQSWHLKEHERIHTGEKPFQCVQCGKSFIRLRYLNKHKGIHTGAKPYHCSHCEQSFRWLVSLKTHERIHTGEKPFNCSQCGITFTLLGSLKSHQRTHDKSHTTALIVERGHEIT